Proteins from a genomic interval of Niabella soli DSM 19437:
- a CDS encoding alkaline phosphatase family protein — translation MSAQRFFLIFLIIFGISSCGTSKKAQRQEVSFDEGIGKIKHLVVVYMENRSFDNLYGEFKGANGLKNARKGNFIQVNEKGIPYEYLPAIPRNNSFPTNLPNKLFNIDQYVTSDKKTPDVTHRFFHNQLQIDGGKMDKFAAYNDSKGLAMGYYTTEKLPLYPLAKQYTLCDNFFQSVFGGSYFNHVYLISAAVPVWPNAPEKLIAKMGADGKMVKDGIVTPDGYAVNHVLSRNKPYPAKSDTSELLPSQTMITIGDRLSEKNISWAWYSEGWDDAVAGRKNNFAYNHEPFLYFTRYQEGTEGRKHMKDQSDFIAAAKVGTLPSVSFVKPGGGNDEHPGASAVYSSEQLAVNLINAVLEGPNAKDALIVLTYDEFGGFFDHVNPPVIDRWGPGSRIPAIVIGPFAKKNHVDHTQYETVSILSFIEHRWGIKPLAERDKNANPFRNALLFK, via the coding sequence ATGTCTGCTCAACGCTTTTTTTTAATCTTCTTAATCATTTTTGGGATCAGTAGTTGTGGGACCAGCAAAAAAGCCCAACGACAGGAAGTTTCCTTTGATGAAGGCATTGGCAAGATCAAGCACCTGGTGGTGGTCTATATGGAAAACCGCAGCTTTGATAACCTGTATGGTGAGTTCAAAGGAGCAAATGGCTTAAAGAATGCCCGGAAAGGAAATTTTATACAAGTTAACGAAAAGGGTATTCCTTATGAATACCTCCCTGCAATTCCGAGAAACAACTCCTTCCCTACTAACCTGCCTAACAAACTCTTCAACATTGACCAGTACGTTACGTCTGACAAGAAAACACCCGATGTAACACACCGCTTTTTTCACAATCAGCTACAGATTGACGGTGGAAAGATGGACAAATTTGCAGCATATAATGACTCTAAAGGATTGGCAATGGGTTATTATACAACGGAGAAACTTCCTTTGTATCCACTGGCTAAACAATATACCTTGTGCGACAACTTTTTTCAGAGCGTCTTTGGCGGCTCCTACTTTAACCATGTTTACCTGATCTCAGCCGCCGTGCCGGTATGGCCGAACGCCCCTGAAAAATTAATAGCGAAGATGGGTGCCGATGGCAAAATGGTAAAAGATGGTATTGTTACTCCCGATGGCTATGCGGTCAATCATGTGCTTTCCAGGAACAAACCTTATCCTGCAAAGTCAGATACCTCCGAACTATTGCCATCGCAGACTATGATAACTATCGGCGACCGCCTTAGTGAAAAGAATATATCCTGGGCCTGGTATTCTGAAGGATGGGATGATGCAGTAGCCGGGAGAAAAAATAACTTTGCCTATAACCACGAACCCTTTTTGTATTTTACCCGGTACCAGGAAGGTACTGAAGGCAGAAAGCACATGAAAGATCAGAGCGACTTTATTGCGGCTGCGAAAGTGGGTACGCTCCCCTCTGTCTCTTTTGTGAAACCCGGCGGCGGCAATGATGAGCACCCGGGCGCATCTGCCGTCTACTCCTCCGAGCAACTGGCGGTGAATCTGATCAATGCCGTATTAGAAGGCCCTAATGCAAAGGATGCCCTGATAGTGCTGACTTACGACGAATTTGGCGGTTTTTTTGATCATGTCAATCCTCCTGTTATTGATAGATGGGGCCCCGGGAGCCGTATTCCTGCAATTGTGATCGGGCCGTTTGCCAAAAAAAATCATGTGGATCATACGCAATACGAAACCGTCAGCATTCTTTCCTTTATTGAGCATCGATGGGGAATAAAACCATTAGCCGAGCGGGATAAAAATGCAAACCCATTCCGGAACGCCTTACTATTCAAATAA
- a CDS encoding glycosyl hydrolase: protein MKLSRKQFVRLSALAPLAYTFPFDKTPAQTRKNNEFADLFRLFQNPPPQARPFVRWWWNGCRVTEPEILRELDVLKAMGISGVEINSIAFPEDNDAMGYKPLTWLSDEWLQVLKATVTGARERGLLCDIIVGSGWPFGGEFLERPEQIKMVALGTRKLAGGQRYTLKKEDLLEELAFIKTYEQGTAELYEIRLAPAHMADFDAGRSIKMDGESTVLEVPEGDHILYFLVKFTGYTAVTHGAPGAAGPLLDHYNGPAVEKYLNRMSDAINAKVGAMGDYFRAVFIDSLELRGSNWCDDLPAAFKKRRGYDLAPYLPYILFKINKKSTYNGGQVIGGDDLVQFSTAVQEEIDRVRYDFEITRLELFDERFLKTFTAWCRKNKVKSRVQAYGREYYTIESAMQLDIPECETWLRPDVGTDFEENTFKTGRAYRPVNKFVASAAHLTGKKIVSCEEITNTSMVFNATLERIKITGDQSNLSGVTHSILHGFNFSPKDIPFPGWVRYGTFFNERNTWWPYLKRWVDYKARLSALFQAADMQADIAILFPEADMWSRVGLQYQQYPQTVQPVYANNVWEAIHQNGGGCDYITESVLNRSHFNNPGLQFGSRKYKLLLLLEVASIAPATAASLEQFVKAGGRVIFVGKDPHQTYGKLRHQPKDEAVATAIQKLKRDYPRQVISYPAPTAVIGRWFEKMKRDLLIDTFVTFDGPVEHVSQVYYKSGATDIFFISNYHLTKSYTGTAVFHVPGKTAWLWDPETGRKYRYPTNGAANRLYLQMDPAASLLIIFTDEKGGDLFALRKPFGIQPQEITGPWSLKLEKVYESPATLQLPRLIDFKEDAQLKNFAGVIHYETRFKVVDPKAFHSLDLGVVQGISEVTLNGSPIGVRWYGRHIYTLDGTLKKGENQLNVKITTVLGNYARSLQKNKVTEKWMKGQPLYSMGMLGPVRLG, encoded by the coding sequence ATGAAACTTTCCAGAAAACAATTTGTTCGATTAAGCGCTCTTGCCCCCCTGGCATATACTTTTCCTTTTGATAAAACACCCGCTCAAACACGTAAGAATAATGAATTCGCAGATTTGTTCCGATTATTTCAGAACCCGCCACCACAGGCACGACCCTTTGTGCGCTGGTGGTGGAACGGCTGTCGTGTAACGGAGCCGGAAATCCTGCGGGAACTGGATGTGCTGAAGGCGATGGGCATCTCTGGTGTGGAAATCAATTCGATCGCTTTCCCTGAGGATAATGATGCCATGGGGTATAAACCGCTTACCTGGCTAAGTGATGAATGGTTGCAGGTACTGAAAGCTACCGTCACAGGCGCCCGGGAAAGAGGGCTCCTCTGCGATATCATTGTGGGGTCGGGCTGGCCTTTCGGAGGAGAGTTCCTGGAAAGACCGGAGCAAATAAAAATGGTGGCACTAGGAACAAGGAAACTGGCGGGCGGGCAGCGCTATACCCTTAAAAAAGAAGATCTGTTGGAAGAGTTGGCATTCATAAAAACATATGAGCAGGGAACTGCCGAGTTGTATGAAATACGGCTGGCCCCCGCTCATATGGCGGATTTCGATGCCGGCCGGTCGATAAAAATGGACGGAGAAAGTACAGTACTGGAAGTGCCGGAAGGAGATCATATCCTGTATTTCCTGGTAAAATTCACGGGGTATACGGCAGTAACCCACGGGGCGCCTGGTGCAGCGGGGCCGCTGCTGGATCACTATAACGGGCCTGCAGTAGAAAAATACCTGAACCGCATGTCCGATGCCATTAATGCGAAAGTGGGCGCTATGGGGGATTATTTCCGCGCGGTATTTATCGACAGCCTGGAACTGCGCGGATCGAACTGGTGCGATGATTTGCCGGCAGCATTCAAAAAGCGCCGCGGGTACGACCTGGCTCCTTACCTGCCTTACATATTATTTAAGATCAATAAAAAAAGCACGTATAATGGGGGGCAGGTTATCGGCGGGGATGACCTGGTGCAGTTTTCCACGGCCGTTCAGGAGGAAATAGATCGCGTACGGTATGATTTTGAAATAACCCGCCTGGAATTATTTGATGAGCGGTTTTTAAAAACCTTTACTGCCTGGTGCCGTAAGAATAAAGTGAAATCAAGAGTACAGGCCTATGGCCGCGAATATTATACGATAGAGTCGGCCATGCAGCTCGATATTCCCGAATGTGAAACCTGGCTGCGACCCGATGTGGGAACAGACTTTGAAGAGAATACCTTTAAAACAGGACGAGCTTACCGGCCCGTAAATAAGTTTGTGGCATCAGCCGCACACCTTACCGGTAAAAAAATAGTGAGCTGTGAGGAAATTACCAATACTTCAATGGTCTTTAATGCCACGCTGGAACGCATCAAGATCACCGGCGATCAAAGCAACCTTTCCGGTGTTACGCATTCCATTCTTCATGGCTTCAATTTCAGTCCAAAGGATATTCCGTTTCCCGGCTGGGTGCGCTATGGTACTTTTTTTAACGAAAGAAATACGTGGTGGCCTTATTTGAAACGTTGGGTCGATTACAAAGCCCGGCTGTCGGCTCTGTTTCAGGCAGCCGATATGCAGGCGGATATAGCAATACTATTTCCCGAAGCAGATATGTGGTCCCGTGTGGGGCTGCAGTATCAGCAGTATCCGCAAACAGTACAACCTGTCTATGCCAATAATGTTTGGGAAGCCATTCACCAAAATGGAGGCGGTTGTGATTATATTACCGAGTCCGTCTTAAACCGAAGTCACTTTAATAACCCGGGCTTACAATTTGGAAGCAGAAAGTACAAGCTGCTGCTGCTGTTGGAGGTAGCCTCAATTGCGCCTGCAACCGCTGCCTCCCTGGAACAATTTGTGAAAGCCGGCGGCCGTGTGATCTTTGTGGGTAAAGACCCTCATCAAACATATGGAAAGCTGCGGCACCAGCCAAAGGATGAAGCCGTGGCAACGGCCATTCAAAAACTTAAAAGGGATTATCCCCGGCAGGTAATTTCATACCCTGCACCTACTGCTGTTATTGGCCGTTGGTTTGAGAAAATGAAAAGAGACCTGTTGATCGATACGTTTGTAACATTTGACGGGCCTGTGGAACATGTAAGCCAGGTGTATTATAAATCAGGAGCGACCGATATCTTTTTTATCAGCAATTATCATCTTACCAAATCCTATACGGGTACCGCGGTTTTTCATGTCCCCGGCAAAACGGCCTGGTTATGGGATCCCGAAACGGGCAGGAAGTACAGGTATCCTACCAATGGCGCCGCAAACAGGTTATACTTACAGATGGATCCTGCGGCCTCCCTGCTGATTATTTTTACGGATGAAAAAGGTGGTGATTTGTTTGCTTTGAGAAAGCCATTTGGTATACAGCCACAGGAAATTACAGGCCCCTGGAGTTTAAAGCTCGAAAAAGTGTATGAAAGCCCTGCAACGCTGCAGTTGCCCCGATTGATCGATTTTAAAGAGGATGCGCAGCTCAAAAATTTCGCGGGCGTTATTCATTACGAGACCCGTTTTAAAGTTGTGGACCCAAAAGCCTTTCATTCGCTGGACCTGGGCGTTGTGCAGGGCATATCGGAAGTGACGCTCAATGGCAGTCCTATCGGTGTGCGTTGGTATGGCCGTCATATTTACACACTTGACGGTACGCTCAAAAAAGGAGAAAACCAGCTAAACGTAAAAATCACCACGGTTTTGGGCAACTATGCCCGGTCGCTGCAGAAAAATAAAGTAACAGAAAAATGGATGAAAGGGCAGCCGTTGTATTCCATGGGTATGTTGGGACCGGTGCGTTTGGGGTAA
- a CDS encoding alpha/beta fold hydrolase: MSSILYKDAVLNEDISIAYSDYGHGQPVLLIHGWPLSKEMWEYQLPDIISNGNRVIAYDRRGFGDSSKPWEGYGYDLLAADLNQLIGQLDLRDVILVGFSMGGGEIARYLKKYGRSRIARVVLISSILPFLQKTAENSSGVEADVFKEMVLKIKTDRMLFLEEFLKQFFDVSVLNRPVSHPMLNYYLGLASKAAMHATISCITSFSATDFSNDLDALEELPLLLIHGDEDRIVPKEASTDLLAGTVAQAQYSVYADAPHGLFYTHRGRLNRDLINFIKGMPYQKMDEELMPPVIPPFLF, encoded by the coding sequence ATGAGTTCAATTTTATATAAAGACGCTGTATTGAACGAGGATATATCCATCGCCTACAGTGATTATGGACACGGTCAGCCGGTGCTTCTTATTCATGGCTGGCCGTTGAGTAAGGAAATGTGGGAATATCAATTGCCGGATATCATCAGTAATGGTAACCGTGTTATTGCCTATGATCGCCGCGGTTTTGGCGACAGTAGTAAGCCGTGGGAAGGATATGGTTATGATTTACTGGCAGCGGATCTGAATCAGTTGATCGGGCAGTTGGATCTGAGAGATGTAATATTGGTCGGCTTTTCTATGGGAGGGGGAGAAATTGCGCGATACCTGAAAAAATATGGCCGAAGCCGGATTGCACGTGTGGTCTTGATCAGTTCCATCCTTCCGTTTCTCCAGAAAACTGCTGAAAATTCCTCTGGGGTTGAAGCGGATGTTTTTAAGGAGATGGTGTTAAAAATAAAAACAGACCGTATGTTGTTCCTGGAAGAATTTTTAAAGCAGTTTTTTGATGTATCTGTTCTTAACAGGCCCGTGAGCCACCCCATGCTCAATTACTATCTGGGCCTTGCATCAAAGGCGGCCATGCATGCCACGATCAGTTGTATTACCAGCTTTTCAGCAACAGACTTTAGCAATGATCTTGATGCCCTGGAGGAACTGCCACTCCTCCTGATACACGGTGATGAAGACCGGATTGTACCAAAGGAAGCGAGCACGGATCTGCTTGCAGGCACGGTTGCGCAGGCACAATATAGCGTGTATGCCGATGCCCCACATGGATTGTTTTATACGCATCGCGGACGACTGAACCGGGACCTGATTAATTTTATTAAAGGGATGCCCTACCAGAAGATGGATGAGGAATTGATGCCCCCTGTCATCCCGCCGTTTCTTTTCTAG
- a CDS encoding class I SAM-dependent methyltransferase — protein sequence MELAELIIQKIKSTGPVNFEEFMEMCLYYPGLGYYTAAQDRIGTNGDFYTSVTLTPAFGISIAKQIEEMWHHLGEGVFTIVEYGGGGGDLCRAILSALKNNKELYEQLQYRIIEKCGIKDRDNNRRLHEKVTWHHCIDEFTMTKGCILSNELLDNFPVHQVVMEDELMEVFVDFQNGFVETTRPAGQPLIDYFLELNIELPKGFRAEISLRVISWIQELANAMKQGYLITIDYGYTLAEFYKPHRSRGTLLAYYQHSVSDDLYNHIGQQDITAHVNFSALSHWGRKNGLTDCGFTDQCHFLLSLGAPDIIKRIMEEKADVVTAARKAALLNYTLLMDMGYKFKVLIQEKGGCNKDLCGLSVLRPDTKKQG from the coding sequence ATGGAACTTGCTGAGCTGATCATACAAAAAATCAAAAGTACAGGGCCTGTTAATTTTGAAGAATTTATGGAAATGTGCCTGTATTATCCGGGTCTTGGATATTACACGGCTGCACAGGACCGGATCGGGACTAATGGCGATTTTTATACCAGTGTTACCCTTACGCCTGCTTTTGGCATCTCTATAGCTAAGCAAATTGAGGAGATGTGGCACCATTTAGGTGAAGGGGTTTTTACCATAGTAGAGTATGGAGGCGGTGGTGGTGACCTGTGCCGGGCTATATTATCAGCGCTAAAAAACAACAAAGAGTTGTATGAACAACTACAATACCGCATCATTGAAAAATGCGGCATAAAGGACCGGGATAATAACAGGCGGCTGCATGAAAAAGTGACCTGGCATCATTGCATAGATGAATTTACAATGACAAAGGGCTGTATTTTATCCAATGAATTACTGGATAATTTTCCGGTTCACCAGGTGGTCATGGAAGATGAATTAATGGAAGTCTTCGTCGATTTTCAAAATGGCTTTGTTGAAACGACGCGTCCGGCCGGGCAACCACTTATAGATTATTTCCTGGAATTAAACATTGAACTTCCAAAGGGCTTTCGCGCAGAGATCAGCCTTCGGGTTATTTCCTGGATACAGGAACTGGCGAATGCAATGAAGCAGGGATACCTGATCACTATAGATTACGGATATACTTTAGCGGAATTTTATAAACCCCACAGAAGTCGGGGTACGCTGCTGGCGTATTACCAGCATTCCGTTTCCGATGATCTGTATAACCATATCGGGCAACAGGATATTACCGCGCACGTTAATTTTTCGGCCTTAAGCCATTGGGGCCGTAAAAATGGTTTAACCGATTGTGGTTTTACTGATCAATGTCATTTTCTTTTATCGCTGGGTGCTCCGGATATTATTAAAAGGATTATGGAGGAGAAAGCAGATGTAGTTACTGCTGCAAGAAAAGCTGCATTGTTGAACTATACGTTGTTGATGGATATGGGGTACAAATTTAAAGTATTGATCCAGGAAAAGGGCGGGTGCAATAAAGATCTTTGTGGGCTAAGCGTTTTACGGCCGGATACGAAAAAGCAGGGATGA
- a CDS encoding mechanosensitive ion channel family protein — MKTEEWLHRMYSWMITHRPAILLALVVLFAGLWLIRLFSGYLGRMMQKKQIDPSLKPFLQSMVVILLRVLLLLAVMQIAGIAMTLFAALVASFGVAAGLALSGTLQNFASGVLILFLKPFRSGDSIVAQGQEGIVTEIRIFYTVVTTFDNRIVVIPNSKLSNEVIINVSASGNRRLDIEMKFPDGIDYEQVKRIVGQAIEDSGAILHDPPKRMGISSLEPDGYKVMLNLWINAHGFIDTKFQFQEKLLQQLKQSGLL, encoded by the coding sequence ATGAAAACGGAAGAATGGTTGCATCGGATGTATTCATGGATGATCACCCACCGGCCGGCAATATTGCTGGCGCTGGTGGTGTTGTTTGCGGGATTATGGCTGATACGGCTCTTTTCCGGCTATCTGGGCCGCATGATGCAGAAGAAGCAGATCGATCCTTCCCTGAAACCCTTTCTTCAAAGTATGGTGGTAATCCTGCTCCGGGTGCTGCTGCTGCTGGCGGTTATGCAAATTGCGGGTATTGCCATGACACTGTTTGCTGCACTGGTAGCGTCCTTTGGTGTGGCGGCGGGGTTGGCGCTTTCCGGTACCTTACAGAATTTTGCCAGCGGGGTGCTTATTCTTTTTTTAAAGCCGTTCCGGTCAGGTGACTCCATCGTTGCGCAGGGGCAGGAGGGTATAGTGACCGAGATCCGGATTTTTTATACTGTCGTTACTACTTTTGATAATCGCATCGTGGTGATCCCCAACAGCAAGCTATCAAACGAAGTGATCATCAATGTTAGTGCTTCGGGTAACCGCCGGCTGGACATTGAAATGAAGTTCCCTGATGGTATTGATTATGAACAGGTGAAACGGATTGTCGGCCAGGCAATTGAAGATTCCGGAGCTATTCTTCATGACCCGCCCAAACGGATGGGGATATCGTCCCTGGAACCCGATGGCTATAAGGTGATGCTGAACCTTTGGATCAATGCACATGGGTTTATTGATACCAAGTTTCAATTCCAGGAAAAGCTGCTCCAGCAACTGAAACAATCGGGGTTGCTGTAG
- a CDS encoding chloride channel protein, giving the protein MRFTSTRDLVEIHNKRKYLSFLKFKRNFQKYGLGKVRSYELVLHWLKNRLNRNQFLILSGILVGCTAGLAGVLLKALVHYIHYFIVTKVHFEYQILFYIVFPFLGIVLTTLIVLTVFKGQDRKGIGAILYEIAQNSSIVSGVKMYSQIIQSAITVGLGGSAGLESPIAVSGAAIGSNYAQTYKLDYKERTLLLAAGATAGIASAFNAPVAGIMFAFEILLTGVVFSDFIPLVVAAVCGSLLSRILLQEEVLFRFYARESFNYHNIPYYLVLGLIAGLYARYFVLISQKVEHFIKRLHLSRMRIAMLGGAALSILCLLLPPLFGEGYNVIKAFADGNAQVIIHNSFFRYFKIDEWSLILFLALICLLKVFATSITIYSGGNGGNFAPSLFAGGTLGFLFAIICKQIGFTEVPVSNLVLVGMAGVMSGVMYAPLTAIFLIAESSMGFDLFIPLMIVSVMSYLIARWFSVVPPDFRTLAAEGKIFTHEHDRNLLSTLHTKDLIDRDSQIINSESTVTDLQEMIKHGKKNIFAVLDARRHLKGILTLDDIRPLLFNTDMGGTGTVQQLMKPPIAIVHPTQALPEVIKLFDDTGVWHLPVVNDNDEFIGFISKSTILTSYRQLLKEYSA; this is encoded by the coding sequence TTGCGCTTTACAAGTACAAGAGATTTAGTGGAAATTCATAATAAAAGAAAATACCTTAGTTTTTTAAAGTTCAAAAGAAATTTTCAAAAGTACGGACTGGGAAAAGTGCGCAGTTATGAGCTTGTTCTACACTGGCTCAAGAACCGGCTCAACCGTAACCAGTTCCTCATCCTCTCAGGCATTTTAGTAGGATGTACGGCAGGCCTGGCCGGTGTATTATTAAAAGCATTGGTTCACTATATTCATTATTTTATTGTAACCAAGGTGCATTTTGAATACCAGATCCTATTTTATATTGTTTTTCCTTTTTTGGGTATTGTCCTTACTACTTTAATCGTTTTGACCGTATTCAAGGGGCAGGACCGTAAAGGCATTGGCGCTATCTTATATGAAATCGCCCAAAACTCCAGTATCGTTTCCGGCGTAAAAATGTATTCACAGATCATTCAAAGCGCTATAACGGTGGGGCTGGGCGGCTCTGCCGGTTTGGAAAGCCCCATAGCCGTTTCAGGAGCGGCCATCGGATCTAATTATGCACAAACTTATAAACTGGACTATAAGGAGCGCACGCTGTTGCTTGCCGCCGGCGCCACGGCCGGTATTGCCTCTGCATTTAATGCGCCGGTAGCCGGTATTATGTTTGCATTTGAGATACTGCTTACCGGAGTGGTTTTCTCTGATTTTATACCCTTAGTGGTTGCCGCCGTTTGCGGCAGTTTACTTTCCCGGATCCTGTTGCAAGAAGAGGTGCTGTTCCGGTTTTATGCCCGGGAATCATTTAACTATCATAATATTCCTTACTACCTGGTGTTGGGTCTTATTGCGGGCCTGTACGCGCGCTATTTCGTGCTTATTTCCCAAAAGGTGGAGCACTTTATTAAAAGGCTGCACCTGTCCCGAATGAGAATAGCAATGCTGGGAGGCGCGGCTCTTTCAATATTATGCCTGTTACTGCCTCCTTTATTTGGCGAGGGATACAATGTTATAAAGGCCTTTGCAGATGGCAATGCCCAGGTTATTATTCATAACAGTTTTTTCAGATACTTTAAAATTGACGAGTGGAGTCTTATTCTTTTTTTGGCATTGATCTGCCTGCTAAAGGTTTTTGCCACGTCCATAACCATTTACAGTGGTGGTAATGGGGGTAATTTCGCCCCCTCGCTGTTTGCCGGAGGTACGCTTGGTTTTTTATTTGCAATTATCTGCAAGCAGATCGGTTTTACAGAAGTACCGGTTTCAAATCTTGTTTTAGTAGGCATGGCGGGCGTAATGAGCGGCGTTATGTATGCACCGCTTACTGCTATTTTCCTGATAGCAGAATCAAGTATGGGATTTGACCTGTTTATTCCGCTAATGATCGTGTCGGTCATGTCTTATCTTATTGCCCGGTGGTTTTCAGTTGTTCCGCCCGATTTCAGAACACTGGCAGCGGAAGGAAAGATATTTACCCACGAACACGACCGGAACCTGTTATCGACCCTGCATACGAAAGATCTTATTGACAGGGATTCGCAAATAATAAATAGTGAAAGCACTGTTACCGACCTGCAGGAGATGATAAAGCATGGTAAAAAAAATATTTTCGCCGTATTAGACGCCCGCAGGCATTTGAAAGGCATACTTACCCTTGATGATATACGGCCATTGCTTTTTAATACGGATATGGGAGGTACCGGCACGGTGCAGCAACTTATGAAACCGCCCATAGCTATTGTACATCCTACGCAGGCATTACCCGAGGTAATTAAACTATTTGACGATACCGGCGTCTGGCATCTGCCGGTGGTAAATGACAACGATGAATTTATTGGATTTATTTCCAAGTCCACTATCCTTACCAGCTACCGTCAGCTATTAAAAGAATACTCTGCCTGA
- a CDS encoding DapH/DapD/GlmU-related protein — translation METNATAIFERLRNGEILSSHDPQAYKLREASYATKELLVQMNNSTDPAEIRSLLSKITDSEIDESVAVFTPFYINYGKHTQIGKNVFINFDCTFLDLGGITIEDNVLIAPKVSLLSEGHPIAPENRQSLVPGRIHIKKNAWIGANATILPGVTIGENAVVAAGAVVSKDVPDNTIVGGVPAKFIKSI, via the coding sequence ATGGAAACAAATGCAACAGCTATTTTTGAACGGCTACGAAACGGAGAAATCCTATCTTCCCATGACCCGCAAGCCTATAAACTGCGGGAGGCTTCCTACGCCACAAAGGAACTGCTTGTTCAAATGAATAACTCCACTGACCCAGCGGAAATAAGAAGTCTGTTAAGTAAAATAACGGACAGCGAAATTGATGAAAGTGTTGCCGTATTTACGCCGTTTTATATTAATTACGGTAAGCATACCCAAATAGGCAAAAATGTATTTATCAATTTTGATTGCACTTTTTTGGATTTGGGTGGTATAACCATAGAAGATAATGTGCTGATTGCTCCAAAAGTCAGTTTGCTGTCAGAGGGGCATCCCATCGCACCCGAGAACAGGCAATCACTTGTTCCGGGACGCATTCATATCAAAAAAAATGCGTGGATCGGCGCAAATGCGACTATCCTGCCGGGAGTAACCATTGGCGAAAATGCGGTTGTGGCTGCCGGAGCTGTGGTTTCAAAAGACGTTCCCGATAATACAATCGTAGGTGGAGTACCCGCAAAATTTATTAAATCAATTTAA
- a CDS encoding SDR family NAD(P)-dependent oxidoreductase yields the protein MKEKVALVTGAAQGIGLASARAFAQAGAHVILTDIREPKEQTQQLKNEGYSVTALRCDVTNEKAVKEMIAYIVSSFGRLDAAFNNAGINSPVAETADASGEEFDRVMAINLRGVWNCMKYELQQMRKQGNGAIVNCSSIGGLIGIAERGVYHASKHGVIGLTKSAALEYAARGININAVCPGIISTPMVEEMLEREPQAMNELINELPNKRLGRPEEVAHVVLWLCSPLASLVVGQAIAVDGGYTVK from the coding sequence ATGAAAGAAAAAGTTGCATTGGTTACAGGTGCAGCACAAGGAATTGGTCTGGCTTCGGCACGAGCTTTTGCCCAAGCAGGGGCGCATGTCATTTTAACAGATATTAGGGAGCCAAAAGAACAAACCCAACAATTGAAAAATGAGGGCTATAGCGTTACGGCACTGCGTTGTGACGTAACAAACGAAAAAGCAGTGAAAGAAATGATAGCATACATCGTATCTTCTTTTGGACGTTTGGATGCCGCTTTTAATAATGCAGGCATCAATAGCCCGGTAGCAGAAACGGCAGATGCAAGCGGCGAAGAATTCGATCGGGTGATGGCCATTAATTTACGGGGTGTATGGAACTGTATGAAATATGAGCTGCAGCAAATGCGGAAACAAGGCAACGGGGCTATTGTCAATTGCTCCTCTATTGGCGGATTGATAGGTATTGCCGAAAGGGGCGTTTATCATGCATCCAAACACGGTGTAATCGGACTAACAAAAAGTGCTGCGCTTGAATATGCTGCGCGCGGAATTAACATTAACGCCGTATGTCCGGGTATTATTTCCACACCTATGGTGGAAGAAATGTTAGAGCGCGAACCCCAGGCGATGAACGAACTTATCAATGAATTGCCGAACAAAAGATTAGGCCGGCCGGAGGAAGTTGCCCATGTGGTGTTATGGCTTTGCAGTCCTTTGGCAAGTTTGGTTGTTGGTCAGGCAATTGCTGTAGATGGCGGCTACACCGTAAAATAA